The following proteins are co-located in the Osmia lignaria lignaria isolate PbOS001 chromosome 12, iyOsmLign1, whole genome shotgun sequence genome:
- the pnut gene encoding septin 7-like protein pnut isoform X6 — protein MSTPAASRRRLNPAVLARYNSQLANSSQQIQAKRELFFKGDNTGIISSPSVPSVPPPQPPSQVPPSVSTSSTTATTTTTLASPNTAPPASSTVYTSVTSTAPTSKPRLYPSTGILNQNDASEDSNKRESNRSDNNKEATVLHHPRSTPLTKPKELDGYVGFANLPNQVYRKAVKKGFDFTLMVVGESGLGKSTLINSMFLSDIYSAEYPGPSLRVKKTVAVETSKVLLKENGVNLTLTVVDTPGFGDAVDNSNCWVPVIEYIESKYEEFLNAESRVVRRQISDSRVHCCLYFVAPSGHGLKPLDVEFMQRLHDKVNIIPVIAKADTMTPDECAHFKKQILNEIAQHKIEIYKFPEAKDEEENNLHKVLRDRVPFAVVGANTVVEQDGRKVRGRKYPWGIAEVENLEHCDFIALRNMVIRTHLQDLKDVTNNVHYENFRCRTLAGVGVDGKPTKVSNNLCPPGVMNSFMTVWNPLAQLEEEKREHDNKMKKMEIDMEQVFEMKVREKKQKLKDSEADLQRRHEQMRRSLEQQVRELEDKRRAFEAEKLAWEQQTGHSIEELRRRSLEANSKETGSVSSEGSGGGGGTLRGSRGIGSLLRRHTSFKSPQDSPTQIQLVIQHPEHP, from the exons ATACAGGCGAAGCGCGAGCTGTTCTTCAAAGGCGACAATACTGGAATAATATCATCGCCGTCTGTACCGTCGGTACCACCGCCTCAACCACCGTCACAGGTTCCACCGTCGGTGAGCACGTCATCAACGACAGCCACGACGACCACGACTCTCGCCTCGCCTAATACAGCACCGCCAGCCTCTTCGACCGTGTACACCAGTGTCACATCAACGGCGCCTACCTCGAAGCCACGATTATATCCGTCCACGGGGATTTTGAATCAAAACGATGCATCGGAGGACAGCAATAAACGGGAGTCGAACAGGAGCGATAACAACAAAGAGGCTACTGTCCTCCATCATCCACGATCAACGCCATTGACTAAACCAAAAGAACTCGATGGATACGTAGGATTCGCGAATCTACCAAATCAAGTCTATAGAAAGGCCGTTAAGAAGGGCTTTGATTTTACTCTAATGGTCGTCG GTGAGTCAGGATTAGGAAAATCAACTTTAATCAATTCAATGTTCCTCTCCGATATATACAGTGCCGAGTATCCTGGTCCTAGTCTTAGGGTTAAAAAAACCGTAGCCGTAGAGACTAGCAAAGTATTATTGAAAGAGAACGGCGTCAATCTGACGTTGACGGTCGTTGATACACCTGGATTCGGTGATGCAGTTGACAACAGCAATTG CTGGGTACCAGTGATCGAGTATATCGAATCAAAATACGAGGAGTTCCTTAACGCCGAGTCTCGTGTAGTAAGACGGCAGATCTCAGACAGTCGAGTACACTGTTGTCTCTACTTCGTTGCACCCTCGGGCCATGGTTTGAAACCGTTGGACGTCGAGTTCATGCAGCGTCTTCATGACAAAGTAAACATCATACCCGTAATCGCGAAGGCTGACACAATGACGCCAGACGAATGTGCTCATTTTAAAAAACAG ATACTGAATGAGATAGCGCAACATAAGattgaaatttacaaattcCCAGAAGCGAAAGATGAAGAGGAAAATAATTTGCATAAAGTTCTTAGAGATAGAGTACCGTTTGCGGTGGTGGGCGCAAATACCGTGGTCGAACAAGATGGAAGGAAAGTACGTGGAAGAAAATATCCATGGGGCATCGCTGAAG TGGAGAATTTGGAACATTGCGATTTCATAGCCCTACGAAATATGGTGATTAGAACGCATTTGCAAGATTTGAAAGACGTTACAAATAATGTACATTATGAGAATTTCCGATGTCGCACATTGGCGGGCGTTGGAGTAGATGGAAAGCCAACAAAAGTTTCCAATAA TTTGTGCCCCCCAGGAGTGATGAACAGTTTCATGACGGTGTG GAATCCGCTGGCTCAGttagaagaagagaagagagaacatgataataaaatgaagaaaatggaaatcGATATGGAACAAGTATTTGAAATGAAAGtcagagaaaagaaacaaaagcttAAAGATTCGGAAGCAGAC TTGCAAAGAAGGCATGAACAGATGCGGCGTTCTTTGGAGCAGCAGGTGCGTGAATTAGAAGATAAGAGGCGAGCGTTTGAAGCTGAAAAGTTGGCATGGGAACAACAGACTGGACACAGTATCGAAGAATTACGTAGGCGCAGTCTAGAAGCGAATTCAAAAGA GACGGGATCAGTGTCTTCCGAGGGATCTGGCGGTGGCGGGGGTACATTGAGGGGGTCCCGAGGGATAGGAAGTCTCCTACGCCGTCACACCAGTTTCAAATCACCTCAAGACAGCCCTACACAGATACAGCTTGTCATACAACATCCTGAGCATCCTTAG
- the pnut gene encoding septin 7-like protein pnut isoform X7 — MNRNDLAEQCREVIQAKRELFFKGDNTGIISSPSVPSVPPPQPPSQVPPSVSTSSTTATTTTTLASPNTAPPASSTVYTSVTSTAPTSKPRLYPSTGILNQNDASEDSNKRESNRSDNNKEATVLHHPRSTPLTKPKELDGYVGFANLPNQVYRKAVKKGFDFTLMVVGESGLGKSTLINSMFLSDIYSAEYPGPSLRVKKTVAVETSKVLLKENGVNLTLTVVDTPGFGDAVDNSNCWVPVIEYIESKYEEFLNAESRVVRRQISDSRVHCCLYFVAPSGHGLKPLDVEFMQRLHDKVNIIPVIAKADTMTPDECAHFKKQILNEIAQHKIEIYKFPEAKDEEENNLHKVLRDRVPFAVVGANTVVEQDGRKVRGRKYPWGIAEVENLEHCDFIALRNMVIRTHLQDLKDVTNNVHYENFRCRTLAGVGVDGKPTKVSNNLCPPGVMNSFMTVWNPLAQLEEEKREHDNKMKKMEIDMEQVFEMKVREKKQKLKDSEADLQRRHEQMRRSLEQQVRELEDKRRAFEAEKLAWEQQTGHSIEELRRRSLEANSKETGSVSSEGSGGGGGTLRGSRGIGSLLRRHTSFKSPQDSPTQIQLVIQHPEHP, encoded by the exons ATACAGGCGAAGCGCGAGCTGTTCTTCAAAGGCGACAATACTGGAATAATATCATCGCCGTCTGTACCGTCGGTACCACCGCCTCAACCACCGTCACAGGTTCCACCGTCGGTGAGCACGTCATCAACGACAGCCACGACGACCACGACTCTCGCCTCGCCTAATACAGCACCGCCAGCCTCTTCGACCGTGTACACCAGTGTCACATCAACGGCGCCTACCTCGAAGCCACGATTATATCCGTCCACGGGGATTTTGAATCAAAACGATGCATCGGAGGACAGCAATAAACGGGAGTCGAACAGGAGCGATAACAACAAAGAGGCTACTGTCCTCCATCATCCACGATCAACGCCATTGACTAAACCAAAAGAACTCGATGGATACGTAGGATTCGCGAATCTACCAAATCAAGTCTATAGAAAGGCCGTTAAGAAGGGCTTTGATTTTACTCTAATGGTCGTCG GTGAGTCAGGATTAGGAAAATCAACTTTAATCAATTCAATGTTCCTCTCCGATATATACAGTGCCGAGTATCCTGGTCCTAGTCTTAGGGTTAAAAAAACCGTAGCCGTAGAGACTAGCAAAGTATTATTGAAAGAGAACGGCGTCAATCTGACGTTGACGGTCGTTGATACACCTGGATTCGGTGATGCAGTTGACAACAGCAATTG CTGGGTACCAGTGATCGAGTATATCGAATCAAAATACGAGGAGTTCCTTAACGCCGAGTCTCGTGTAGTAAGACGGCAGATCTCAGACAGTCGAGTACACTGTTGTCTCTACTTCGTTGCACCCTCGGGCCATGGTTTGAAACCGTTGGACGTCGAGTTCATGCAGCGTCTTCATGACAAAGTAAACATCATACCCGTAATCGCGAAGGCTGACACAATGACGCCAGACGAATGTGCTCATTTTAAAAAACAG ATACTGAATGAGATAGCGCAACATAAGattgaaatttacaaattcCCAGAAGCGAAAGATGAAGAGGAAAATAATTTGCATAAAGTTCTTAGAGATAGAGTACCGTTTGCGGTGGTGGGCGCAAATACCGTGGTCGAACAAGATGGAAGGAAAGTACGTGGAAGAAAATATCCATGGGGCATCGCTGAAG TGGAGAATTTGGAACATTGCGATTTCATAGCCCTACGAAATATGGTGATTAGAACGCATTTGCAAGATTTGAAAGACGTTACAAATAATGTACATTATGAGAATTTCCGATGTCGCACATTGGCGGGCGTTGGAGTAGATGGAAAGCCAACAAAAGTTTCCAATAA TTTGTGCCCCCCAGGAGTGATGAACAGTTTCATGACGGTGTG GAATCCGCTGGCTCAGttagaagaagagaagagagaacatgataataaaatgaagaaaatggaaatcGATATGGAACAAGTATTTGAAATGAAAGtcagagaaaagaaacaaaagcttAAAGATTCGGAAGCAGAC TTGCAAAGAAGGCATGAACAGATGCGGCGTTCTTTGGAGCAGCAGGTGCGTGAATTAGAAGATAAGAGGCGAGCGTTTGAAGCTGAAAAGTTGGCATGGGAACAACAGACTGGACACAGTATCGAAGAATTACGTAGGCGCAGTCTAGAAGCGAATTCAAAAGA GACGGGATCAGTGTCTTCCGAGGGATCTGGCGGTGGCGGGGGTACATTGAGGGGGTCCCGAGGGATAGGAAGTCTCCTACGCCGTCACACCAGTTTCAAATCACCTCAAGACAGCCCTACACAGATACAGCTTGTCATACAACATCCTGAGCATCCTTAG